The Mycobacterium haemophilum DSM 44634 sequence CCGCCAGTGGATCGCTGACCGGCCAGCGGCTCCGTGGCACGGTGAAGCCGCGGACAGCGTCGGGATCGGTGTGGCCATATCGCGGCAGCCGTCGGACGGCCCCGGGCAAGGCGACGAAACGCTCGTCCTAGAGGTGCGCAGCGGTTCCAGGGATGTCAGTGTTCATCGGGGAAGCCCGGCGCCTGACACCGTAGTCGGGCAATCAGGCTCAGCTATCTGATCCAACCGCGTCGGCGGCCCAGCAGGTCACGGATCAAAACGACGAGCACCAGGGCGGCAAACCCGATGAGATACCAGTTCTCGACATGGCCGACGTGGTTGCCGCGGAGCATCGCCAGCAGCAACCCAACGGCGAACAAACCGACGATGTGCCAGGTGCGGTGGTTGATTCTGCTCCACCCCCACGCCGCGGACGGCACCTCAGCAGGGTCGACGCCGGCATAGTGTTCCACCTCAGTGCTGGCCACGGTGATTCCTCCGGATCGGATTGGGTGTTGGTGCGAACTATCCGACATTCTGGCACACCGGTTTTGGGGCGCCGCCGATTTGGTAGCGCTCGATCGTGGCACGCTCCCTAGCCTGTCGAGTCACCGGACGGGCACAATGTTTGGGTGACCAACCCAACCGAAGGGCACGCTGGTGACCGCCTCCGCGTGCTGGTGCTGGGAAGTACCGGCTCAATCGGCACCCAGGCGCTAGACGTCATCGCCGCTAATCCGGACCGCTTCGAGGTAGTCGGGTTGGCCGCCGGGGGCGCGCATCTGGACACGCTGCTGCGGCAGCGCGCCGAGACCGGTGTCACCAATATCGCCATCGCTGACGATCGCGCGGCTCAGCTGGCCGGCGACATCCCCTACCACGGGCCCGATGCGGTCACCCGGTTGGTCGAGGAGACCGAGGCTGACGTCGTCCTCAATGCGCTGGTCGGGGCATTGGGTCTGCGACCCACACTGGCTGCACTGCAGACGGGCGCGCGATTGGCGCTGGCCAATAAGGAATCGCTGGTTGCTGGCGGTCCGCTGGTGTTGGCCGCGGCGCGGCCGGGCCAGATTGTCCCCGTCGACTCGGAACACTCCGCGCTGGCGCAGTGCCTGCGCGGTGGTACCCCCGACGAAGTCGCCAAGTTGGTGCTCACCGCCTCCGGCGGGCCGTTTCGCGGCTGGGCCGCCGCCGACCTTGAGCGCGTCACACCCGAGCAGGCGGGCGCCCACCCGACCTGGTCAATGGGGCCGATGAACACGCTGAACTCAGCGTCCCTGGTCAACAAGGGGCTTGAGCTGATCGAAACCAACCTGTTGTTCGGCATCTCCTACGACCGCATTGAGGTGGTCGTGCACCCTCAGTCAATTGTTCATTCGATGGTCACGTTCATTGACGGCTCGACGATCGCCCAAGCCAGCCCTCCGGACATGAAGCTGCCCATTTCTTTGGCGTTGGGCTGGCCGCAGCGGGTGGGCGGTGCTGCCCGAGCCTGCGCTTTCACCACCGCATCGACCTGGGAATTCGAGCCGCTGGACACCGATGTTTTCCCCGCGGTCGAGCTGGCCCGGCACGCTGGACAGGTCGGCGGCTGTATGACCGCCATTTACAACGCTGCTAATGAGGAGGCTGCAGCGGCCTTCCTGCAAGGCCGGATTAGCTTCCCCACCATCGTCGGCACTATCGCCGAGGTAGTGCGCGCTGCCGACCAATGGGCCGTTGAACCCGCTACCGTAGATGACGTACTCGAAGCGCAGCGCTGGGCCCGTGAGCGTGCGCAACGCGAGCTTTCTGGATTGGTCTTAGAAAGGTCCTAACCGCGGAGATGATGTTCGCCCTCGGCATTGTGCTGTTCGCTATCGCCATCCTTATTTCGGTGGCCCTGCACGAATGTGGCCACATGTGGG is a genomic window containing:
- a CDS encoding DUF2631 domain-containing protein — translated: MASTEVEHYAGVDPAEVPSAAWGWSRINHRTWHIVGLFAVGLLLAMLRGNHVGHVENWYLIGFAALVLVVLIRDLLGRRRGWIR
- the dxr gene encoding 1-deoxy-D-xylulose-5-phosphate reductoisomerase, with the protein product MTNPTEGHAGDRLRVLVLGSTGSIGTQALDVIAANPDRFEVVGLAAGGAHLDTLLRQRAETGVTNIAIADDRAAQLAGDIPYHGPDAVTRLVEETEADVVLNALVGALGLRPTLAALQTGARLALANKESLVAGGPLVLAAARPGQIVPVDSEHSALAQCLRGGTPDEVAKLVLTASGGPFRGWAAADLERVTPEQAGAHPTWSMGPMNTLNSASLVNKGLELIETNLLFGISYDRIEVVVHPQSIVHSMVTFIDGSTIAQASPPDMKLPISLALGWPQRVGGAARACAFTTASTWEFEPLDTDVFPAVELARHAGQVGGCMTAIYNAANEEAAAAFLQGRISFPTIVGTIAEVVRAADQWAVEPATVDDVLEAQRWARERAQRELSGLVLERS